One window of Lucilia cuprina isolate Lc7/37 unplaced genomic scaffold, ASM2204524v1 Scaffold_1181, whole genome shotgun sequence genomic DNA carries:
- the LOC124421096 gene encoding protein PRY1-like gives FRFQLLIDNKPCPETPQYAISITYFPEFIPSADEIVSNWYNEIVNYDFQNPKFNEDSKHFTQIIWKNTKFMGVAVRKSNENSIVAISYEPSGNRENQYAENVPPAI, from the exons tttcGCTTCCAGCTTTTAATAGATAATAAGCCGTGCCCTGAAACTCCACAATATGCGATCAGTATCACATACTTCCCAGAATTCATACCATCTGCCGATGAAATTGTAAGTAATTGGTATAATGAAATCGTAAATTATGACTTCCAAAATCCGAAATTCAACGAGGACAGCAAACATTTTACACAAATCATATGGAAGAATACAAAGTTTATGGGAGTTGCTGTAAGGAAAAG CAATGAAAATTCTATAGTGGCCATAAGTTATGAACCATCTGGTAACAGAGAAAATCAATATGCAGAAAATGTACCGCCagcaatttaa